From the genome of Paraburkholderia sp. ZP32-5:
ATTCGAGCCAATTTACCCCCGCATTAAATCTCCGTAAAAACCCCTAGACATGCGGTTAGTGTATCGATTTAGTATATCGATACACCAAGCTGTTCTATCCACACAACATAAATCCAGGAGACACGTCATGCCCTCGATTTCCCGGCGCAAGTTCTTACAGATCACCTCCGCCGCGTCGGTCGCCGCCGCGGCCGGTTCGTTACCGAGCCTCGCGCGCGCCGCGGCGCCGATCGCGCTGCGTTTTTCATCGTCGATGGTCGCGGACCAGAACGCGTCGCACTATGTCTGGTATCAGAACTTCGCGGCCAGTCTGAAAGCGAACGTCGGCGACGCGATCCGCGTCGACTACTTTCCGAACAACCAGCTCGGCAATGAAAGCGACGTCGCGCAGCAGGTCAAGATCGGTTCGATCGACATGATGGTGACGGGCGCGTCGATCTGGGCCACGCTCGCGCCGGAAATCGGCATGCTCGACATGGGCTATCTGTTCGACAGCTTCGCGCATGCGAACAAGGTGCTCGACGGTCATGTCGGCGCCGCGCTGACGAAGATCCTGCAGGACCGCTCGGGCTGCCAGATCCTCACGTGGACGTCGCAATTCGGCGCGCGCAATGTGTTCACCAAGAAGCCGGTTCAGTCGCTCGCGCAATTCAAGGGCACCAAGCTTCGCGTGCTGCCGACGCCCGCCTTTATCGAAACGTTCAAAGCAATGGGCGCGGTGCCCACGCCGATTCCGTTCGGCGAGCTGTATATGGCCGCGCAAACCGGCGTGGTCGACGGACTGGAGCACGACCCGGCGACCGTGCTGTCGGGCAAATTCTATGAAGTCGTCAAATCGTGCTGGCAAACCCAGCACAACTTCAGCCCGCTCGTTGTCGTGATCGGCAAGCGCTCGATGAGCAAGATTCCCGACGAACTGCGCCCCGGCTTTATGAAGGCAGTGCAGGACGCGAGCCTGAAGCAGCGCCCGATCGCGGACGAAAAAGTCGCGCTGGCGGAGAAGGCACTGAAGGAGCGCGGCATGACGTTCTTCCCGATGGCGCCGGCCGAGCGCGACAGCGTGCGTCATCAATTGCAGAGCACGCTGTATCAGAACTTCGCGAAGCAGTATCCGGCCACCGCGCCGCTGTTTTCGGAAATCGCCGCGGCGAGGGCCTGATCGATGAACGCGCTGCCCACTACTCAAACGCCGGACGGGACCGCTCACGCCGCGCCAGCGATGGCGTTCGATCGTGGGACGCGCTGGGGGCCCGGCCTCGCGCGGCTGGTGCGATGGACCGAATATCTGTCGGCGCTGGTGCTGGCCGCCGATGTCGCGGTCGTATTCGTATCGGTCATTTACCGCTACTTTCTGCACGATCCGGTGGATTGGGCCGAGGAAGTCGCGTCCGCGCTGATGATCGTGCTGGTGTTCTTCGGCGCCGCGACGGTGCTGGCGCGCAGCCAGCACGTCGGCATCGAGCTGTTCCGCAGTCTGCTGCCGAAGCGCTGGCAAGCGGCCGCGATTCACGCCGGACACTGGATCATCGCGGGCGTGTCGGCGAGCCTGTTTTTCTCGTCATGTCTACTGCTCGCCGATTCGTATGGACAGACGACGGCGAGCGGCCTGCCGGGCTGGATCAACGTCTATCCGGTGATGATCGGCAGCCTGTTCATGACGTTGTTCGCGATCGCGAATGCGATCAGCGGTTCGTGGCGCATCGTGCTGGGCACGCTGATCGGCTGCGCGGTGGTGGCCGTCGCGCTGTTCGCGTGGGACATGGTCGTTCCCGCGCATCCGGTCGAGCCGGGTCTGCTGCTTGCCGCCGGTTTTATCGGCGGTCTCGTGATCGGCATTCCGATCTGCTTCGTGCTGACGTTTTCCGCGCTGCTGTTTTTTCTCGCGGACCCGAGCCTGCCGATGCTGGTGTACTCGCAACAGGTGATGTCGGGCGCCAATCACTTCGTGCTGCTCGCGGTGCCGTTCTTCGTGCTGGCCGGCCTGCTGATGGAATCGAATGGCATGTCGTCGCGGCTGATCGAATTGCTGCTGCGCGTATTCGGCCGCGTGCGCGGCGGCCTCGGGCTGATCTCCATCACGGCTACCGCGTTCTTCTCGGGCGTGTCCGGCTCGAAGCTCGCCGATATCGCGGCGGTCGGCGGCGTGGTGATGCCCGCTGTGCGTCAAAGTGGCGAAGACCCGAACGAAATCGCCGCACTGCTCGCGAGCAGCGCCGTGATGGCGGAAACCATTCCGCCGTGCGTGAACATGATCATCATGGGCTTCGTCGCCAACATCTCGATTGCCGGGCTGTTTCTCGCGGGCATCGTGCCGGCGCTGGTATTGGCATTGTCGCTCGGCGTGATGGCGGTGATCTTCGGCCGACGCATCGATCCGAACCGTGCGTTCAGCGTGCGCCGGCCGCTGGTGCCGCTGCTCGGCGGCGCGCTGGTCGGCTTCATCATGATCATCATGATCGGCAAGGGCGTGACATCCGGCGTCGCGACATCGACTGAAGTCTCGGCATTCGCGGTCGTTTATGCGCTGATCGCGGGCTGGCTCGCGTTTCGCGAATTGACGCCGAAGGTCGTCGCGCGGATCTTCATACGTGGCGCTTCGATGGCCGGCAGCATTCTGTTTATCGTGGCCGCCGCGTCGAGCGTGTCGTTCGCGCTGACGATCGAACAGATTCCGATGCAGCTGCAAGGTCTGATGATCTCGTTCGGCGCGCACTATGGCGCGGCCGGCTTCATGCTGTTGTCGGTGCTGATCATGATCGTGTTCGGCGCAATCCTCGAAGGCGCGCCCGCCTTGATCATCTTCGGGCCGCTGCTCACGCCGATCGCGCAGCAGCTCGGCATCAATCCGCTGCACTTCGGCACGGTCGCGGTCGTCGCGATGGGCCTCGGGCTGTTCGCGCCGCCGGTCGGACTGGGCCTGTTCGCCACCTGCGCGATCACCGGCACACGCGTCGAACAGGTCGCGCGGCCGATGCTGAAATATCTCGCGGTGCTGGCCGTCGTCCTCGTTCTGCTGGTGCTTGTCCCCAGCTTCTCTCTTTGGCTACCATCCCGCTTTGGGATGTAAGTAAGTCAACCTTATCGAGGATCTTGTGAGCACGATTCAGGACGTCGCCCGGCACGCCGCCGTCTCGGTGAGCACCGTGTCGAATGTACTCAACGGCCGCACCGAAAAGATGCGTCAGGAGACGCTCGCGCGCGTCGAAGAAGCGATCGTCGCGCTGCAGTACCGGCCCAGTACGCTCGCGCGTCAGCTGAAAACCGGTCAGACACCGCTGCTGGGTCTGCTGGTGCCGTCGATCGCGAATCCGATGTACGGCTATATCGCCCGCGAGGTCGAAACGTTCGCGCAGGAGAAGTACGGCTATCGCGTGCTGATCGGTAACACCTATCGCGACCGCGAGAAAGAAGCATCGTTTTTCGAGGACCTGCTCGCGCACGGCGTGCGCCACGTGATCGTGATTTCGTCGCTCGCCGACGAAAGCCACCTGACGCGCGCGGTGCAGCGCGGCATGGTAGTGGTCAGTTATGACCGGCGCTCGGCGCCGGGAGAACAGTCGGAAGTCAATCACGTCGCGCCGAATAACTTCGAAGCGGCGCGTATCGCGACGCGCCACCTGATCGCGCATGGTCATACGCAACTCGCGTTCGTCACGCTTGCGGGCATGACCGTGAGCCGCAGCGACAAGATCGAAGGCTTCCATGCCGCGGCGAGCGAAGCCGGTTTGCGTGAGCACGCGCGCGTGATCGAAGGCGGTCCGTCGAACGAATACGGCGACTCCGTGATCGGCCAGGTGGGGCATCAGCTCGCGCTGCAAATCGTCAAGGATGCGAACCGTCCGACCGGCATCGTCGCGGTCAACGATCTGATGGCGCTCGGTCTGATGTCCGGCCTGCGCGAGACGGGCCTGAACGTGCCGTCGGATGTCTCGATCGTCGGCATGGACGGCCTCTTTCTATCGTCGCTGTCGAATCCGCGGCTCACCACCGTGCAACTGCCGGTGCCGGAAATGGCGCGCGCAATGGTCGAGCGCGCGATGACCCGCCCGCCTGCGTCGGGCATTCATACCGGCGATCAGATCTTCGACACGCTATCGCTTTTCGAACGCGAGTCCGTCGCGGCGCCGCCCACACCGACTCCGTCCCGTCATTCCAGAACCCGGAAAACCAGCAAATGAACACGGTTTTTGTCAGTCACCCTCAACACATGCTGGAGCGTTACTTCGGCGACAAGGCGCTCGCCCGATTGCGCGCCTTCGCGCACGTGAAGCTGAACGGCGAAAGCCGCGAACTCACGACCGATGAACTGATCGACGCCGCACAAGGCTGCGACGCGATCATCGCGTATCGTCAAACGCCGGGGCCGCGCCAACTATTCGCCGCGCTGCCGGAACTGGCCGCGATGGTCCGCTGCGCGGTCGATATCCGCACCATCGACGTCGACGCGGCAAGCGAGCACGGCGTGCTCGTCACGCAAGCGAGCGCCGGATTCGTGCCGGCAGTGTCGGAATGGGTGATCGGCGTGCTGGTTGCGATGGCACGCGGCATCGACAGCTACGCGGCCGCTTACCATCGCGGCGAAACCGTCGAGCCCGCGATGGGCCGTCAGTTGCGCGGCGCGACGCTGGGCGTGATCGGCTATGGGCAAATTTCGCGCTATCTGTGCGATGCGGCTTGCGCGTTGGGGATGCGGGTCGTCGTTGCCGATCCGTATGCGACAGTTGCGCCGAGCGACACGCTGCAGCAGGTGCCGCTGCCTACGCTGCTCGGCACGTCCGACTTCGTCGTTTGCCTCGCGCCCGCTACGCCGGAAACCGCGCATCTGATGAATGCCGACGCGTTCGCCGCGATGAAACCCGGTGCGTACTTCGTCAACGCAGCGCGCGGTGAGCTGGTCGATGAGGCCGCGCTGCTGTCCGCATTGGATGCCGGTCATCTGGCGGGCTGCGCGCTGGATGTCGGCAGCGAAGCGGATCAGATGCCGTCGCGGGTTCTCGCACGGCATCCGAAGGTGATCGCGACGCCGCATATCGGCGGTCTCACGCCGGAGGCGACCGAACATCAGGCGCTCGAAACGGTGTCGCAGGTCGAGGCGATTTTGCGTGGGGCCGTGCCGGAGGGTGCCGTCAATGCGGAGCGTGCGAGCCGGCTGAGCCGGTTTGCGAGCGGTGCGAGCACTAGCACGCAGTCTTCTGTCTCGGCCGGCCAATGACATCATCCCGTCCTATGAATTCCGCTTTGGCCACGATGTACCCCGGCGCATGTGATTGCCACATTCATATCTATGAAGAGGGCTATCCGTTCGCGCCGGGCGCGACCGTCACTCCGCCGCCCGCGCCGGTGAGCGCGTATCGGCAAGTGCAGAAGGCACTGGCACTCACGCGCGCGGTCGTCGTCCAGCCAAGCGGCTACGGCTTCGACAATAGCTGCACGCTGGCCGCGGTGAAGGCGTTGGGCGCCGACGCACGCGGGGTTGCGATGCTACCGCCGCAACACGACGATGATCAAATCGCCGGTCTGCACGAAGCTGGCATTCGCGGTTTGCGCTACATGATGATCGGAAAGGGTCTTGCATCATGGCGCGATCTCGACGCCGACGCCGCCCGCATTGCGCCGTTCGACTGGCATATCAATCTGCAACTCGACGGCCGCGAGTTGCCTCTTCACGAAGCCGCATTGAAGGACTTGCCGTGCAAGCTGGTGATCGACCATACCGGTAAGTTTCTCGAGCCGGTGCTGCCGGATAGTGAGCAGTTTCGCGCGCTATGCCGGCTGCTCGATCGCGGCCAATGCTGGGTCAAGCTATCTGCGCCGTATGAGACGTCTCGCGTTGGCGCGCCGGGTTATGACGATGTGGCCGTGCTTGCGCGGACGCTTGCCGAGCGCTATCCCGACCGGTGTCTGTGGGCGAGCAACTGGCCGCATCCGAATGCGCAGCCGCGGCCTGATGAGGCGCTTTTGATGGATTGGATGGTTCGCTGCGCGGGTGGTGAAGGCGCTGTTAGGAAGATTCTTGTGGAGAATCCTGAGGCGGTTTATGGGTTTTCGGGCGGGTGAGGTTGTAGCGAGTATGGCTTGCTTCGTGCCAGTGCTCAGCGATTAGCCACCGGGTCGTACCGACGGCGGTGGCTGACATCGTGAATTCCGCTCACGTTATTTCATATCGGAAGGCCCCGAATTTGGCCATAGCCGAGGATCGTCACACATCCACCGGCAGTCGCCGTCTTCGCATATTGGGCTTAACTCGATTTCGATTTGATCAACACGCGTTGTCCCATCGGGCAATTTGCGCGCAAATACCTCGGTCAGAGTTTTGGGCTCGACATAGATGTCTTTGCCCGGAATCCCAAGCTTCCGAAGATACGCTTTCACCGCGTCCCCACGGCGATCCTGCAAGACATCCAGATCGCGCTCGCCGATATATGCGCCCGCGATGACGATGGCTTGAATTCCGACATCGGGCCACTTCTTTGCCTCCCTCACAGCCTTTTCAATTGACCGCTGGTTATCGTTCGAAAGTGCGGTAGCGTTGAATGGCAGTTGCAAATACGCGTGCTCTATAAAGCGACATCCAGTGTTGGATGGCCTATGTTTCGCCCCGGTGTCAATTGATTGCCCGGCGAAAACCGGACCGCAAATGCTAGCGTATAAGCACAGTGCGGCAATCGTTGTGCGGTACAACGATGTCATTTCTTCTCCATGACTTCTTTATCGAAAGTGGCTATATATCCGGCGATACTATCGGCGTTTTCGAGCGCCTTCTGTGGATGATTGGCCGCCCATATCCTCGCACCGGATTATGAGAGGGATTCGAACCTACGGATCCCCTCCCCGTTCGCACAACCCGATCAAGTCTTCATTGTTTTCATGGGTTGATAACCTTGGTGCGTGGCGTCACCCTGGGATCGTTGCACATCCATGCGCAGCTGCCGTTACAGATCGGCTTGAACTCTACGAAGACCTGACGGTAACTGAGTGCTCCATCAGGGCGCTTCTCGACCATTTCATCCGTGAAAGTATGCTTCTCGATCAGAATATCTTCACTTCTGATACCAAGCTGCTGCAAATATATCATGACGTTTTTGGCCCGGTCTTCTTTCAACCGATCCAGATTACGCTCTACAGTGTATGCGCCGGCCATGATCACCGCCTGAATCCTGACGTCAGGCCAGTTTCTCGCCTCAATTACAGCATCCTCAATTGCGATTCTGTTTGCATTGGTCAGCGCAGTTGTATTGAGTGGCAACTCTATCTCTGCTTCCTCTCCGATGGTACATGCGCCGGCCGATCCGTTAAGACAGACCGAAATGGCCAGCGCCATGATCACAACACTGCCTCTCATTTTTTTCTTCTTACTCATTTGATTATTCGCCCATCGAATGTTGCGATGTAGCCGGTTATGTTGTCTGCATTTTTGATCGCGACATCAGGATGATTTTTTGCAAAATACTTTGCTCCTGATTCAGTATCCGCATAGACCTCATCGGTCGAATTAAATGTATCCGTATAATGGGTGCACTCGTGAATCAAGGTCTTGATCTTGCACTCGTGAAACAACTCGCCAAGTGAGATGCTACAAAACTTCGAATAGATAGCGATAACGCGCTTTTCGGAATCCGGTTTGCACACTGCGGCATGATTGACTCCGCTATCTGGCGCAACTGAGCATGTAAGGCCTCGGTTCATTTCGCTAT
Proteins encoded in this window:
- a CDS encoding TRAP transporter large permease, with the translated sequence MAFDRGTRWGPGLARLVRWTEYLSALVLAADVAVVFVSVIYRYFLHDPVDWAEEVASALMIVLVFFGAATVLARSQHVGIELFRSLLPKRWQAAAIHAGHWIIAGVSASLFFSSCLLLADSYGQTTASGLPGWINVYPVMIGSLFMTLFAIANAISGSWRIVLGTLIGCAVVAVALFAWDMVVPAHPVEPGLLLAAGFIGGLVIGIPICFVLTFSALLFFLADPSLPMLVYSQQVMSGANHFVLLAVPFFVLAGLLMESNGMSSRLIELLLRVFGRVRGGLGLISITATAFFSGVSGSKLADIAAVGGVVMPAVRQSGEDPNEIAALLASSAVMAETIPPCVNMIIMGFVANISIAGLFLAGIVPALVLALSLGVMAVIFGRRIDPNRAFSVRRPLVPLLGGALVGFIMIIMIGKGVTSGVATSTEVSAFAVVYALIAGWLAFRELTPKVVARIFIRGASMAGSILFIVAAASSVSFALTIEQIPMQLQGLMISFGAHYGAAGFMLLSVLIMIVFGAILEGAPALIIFGPLLTPIAQQLGINPLHFGTVAVVAMGLGLFAPPVGLGLFATCAITGTRVEQVARPMLKYLAVLAVVLVLLVLVPSFSLWLPSRFGM
- a CDS encoding M35 family metallo-endopeptidase: MNDNTEWVTLDNTAFTNTTPGSNRDVTIYTTPVCPNMTNKEFRRQAMRARDIGVLLIRERMVAVARWDTQERDRAEIYFARADEEIRSTLATGLPRLLAAMQELVPEKIVRWDSEMNRGLTCSVAPDSGVNHAAVCKPDSEKRVIAIYSKFCSISLGELFHECKIKTLIHECTHYTDTFNSTDEVYADTESGAKYFAKNHPDVAIKNADNITGYIATFDGRIIK
- a CDS encoding hydroxyacid dehydrogenase is translated as MNTVFVSHPQHMLERYFGDKALARLRAFAHVKLNGESRELTTDELIDAAQGCDAIIAYRQTPGPRQLFAALPELAAMVRCAVDIRTIDVDAASEHGVLVTQASAGFVPAVSEWVIGVLVAMARGIDSYAAAYHRGETVEPAMGRQLRGATLGVIGYGQISRYLCDAACALGMRVVVADPYATVAPSDTLQQVPLPTLLGTSDFVVCLAPATPETAHLMNADAFAAMKPGAYFVNAARGELVDEAALLSALDAGHLAGCALDVGSEADQMPSRVLARHPKVIATPHIGGLTPEATEHQALETVSQVEAILRGAVPEGAVNAERASRLSRFASGASTSTQSSVSAGQ
- a CDS encoding amidohydrolase family protein, giving the protein MNSALATMYPGACDCHIHIYEEGYPFAPGATVTPPPAPVSAYRQVQKALALTRAVVVQPSGYGFDNSCTLAAVKALGADARGVAMLPPQHDDDQIAGLHEAGIRGLRYMMIGKGLASWRDLDADAARIAPFDWHINLQLDGRELPLHEAALKDLPCKLVIDHTGKFLEPVLPDSEQFRALCRLLDRGQCWVKLSAPYETSRVGAPGYDDVAVLARTLAERYPDRCLWASNWPHPNAQPRPDEALLMDWMVRCAGGEGAVRKILVENPEAVYGFSGG
- a CDS encoding LacI family DNA-binding transcriptional regulator, producing the protein MSTIQDVARHAAVSVSTVSNVLNGRTEKMRQETLARVEEAIVALQYRPSTLARQLKTGQTPLLGLLVPSIANPMYGYIAREVETFAQEKYGYRVLIGNTYRDREKEASFFEDLLAHGVRHVIVISSLADESHLTRAVQRGMVVVSYDRRSAPGEQSEVNHVAPNNFEAARIATRHLIAHGHTQLAFVTLAGMTVSRSDKIEGFHAAASEAGLREHARVIEGGPSNEYGDSVIGQVGHQLALQIVKDANRPTGIVAVNDLMALGLMSGLRETGLNVPSDVSIVGMDGLFLSSLSNPRLTTVQLPVPEMARAMVERAMTRPPASGIHTGDQIFDTLSLFERESVAAPPTPTPSRHSRTRKTSK
- a CDS encoding TRAP transporter substrate-binding protein produces the protein MPSISRRKFLQITSAASVAAAAGSLPSLARAAAPIALRFSSSMVADQNASHYVWYQNFAASLKANVGDAIRVDYFPNNQLGNESDVAQQVKIGSIDMMVTGASIWATLAPEIGMLDMGYLFDSFAHANKVLDGHVGAALTKILQDRSGCQILTWTSQFGARNVFTKKPVQSLAQFKGTKLRVLPTPAFIETFKAMGAVPTPIPFGELYMAAQTGVVDGLEHDPATVLSGKFYEVVKSCWQTQHNFSPLVVVIGKRSMSKIPDELRPGFMKAVQDASLKQRPIADEKVALAEKALKERGMTFFPMAPAERDSVRHQLQSTLYQNFAKQYPATAPLFSEIAAARA